A window of Elusimicrobiota bacterium genomic DNA:
ATAGCTGAAATGGTTGCCCGGATATTGAAAGATAACGGTTTAAAACTGAAGAAGAAACCGCATTTTAAAAAACACCGCAGGAAAACAACACACTTGTTTGCGCTTCCTTTAAAAAAACTGGAAAAACTTATTAAAATAGACCCTGAATACGGGGATATAGTATGCCGTTGCGAAATGGTTTCAGTAAAAGAAATCCGCGACGCTATAAAAAGGGGCGCAAAAACGCTTGACGGCGTAAAATTCAGAACCCGCGCCCAGGCAGGCCGGTGCCATGGGGGTTTTTGCACCTGCAGAATAATGAAAATATTGTCAAAGGAATTGAATATTGATATTACAACAGTTACCAAAAGAGGCAGAGGATCCGAGATCGTAATCGGGGAACTTCGTTAAATGAATGAAAGAGAATTAGTTATCGTAGGAGGAGGGCCTGCAGGAATGGCTGCGGCTATTGCTGCTTATAACACGGGTATCCGCGATATACTTCTTATAGAGCGCAACAACTGCCTGGGGGGAATATTGAACCAGTGTGTTCATACAGGGTTCGGCCTCAAATATTTCAATGACATTCTGACCGGGCCGGAATATGCGGAACGTTTTATCGATAAGCTGAAGGCGATACCTGAAATTGAGATCAGCCTTAAGTCCTTTGTAGTTAATTTGGCCGGGGATAAAGTTTTAAAATACCTGCGGTTCGGAAAACTTGAAACAGTAAAAGCCAAATCCCTTATTATGGCGACTGGCTGCCGTGAACGCACCAGGGAAATGATAAATATTGCCGGGTCGCGCCCTGCAGGAATTTTTCCCGCGGGCCTGGCGCAGAAACTGATAAATATCGAAGGATTAATGCCCGGAAAAAATGTTGTTGTTATAGGTTCCGGGGATATAGGGCTTATAATGGCGCGCAGGTTTACCCTTGAGGGAGCGCAGGTGAAAGCTGTTATTGAAATAATGGATAGGACAAAAGGGCTTCAACGCAATGTTGTCCAGTGCCTGGAAGATTTTAATATTCCTCTTTATTTAAGGCATAAGGTAAAGTTCATTAACGGGAAAGACCGTGTTGAAAGCGTTGATATAACAGGAGTTGACAGGCAGTTAAAAGAAATTCCAGGGACACAATTTAATATTGCCTGCGATACGGTTCTTGTTTCTGTGGGATTGATACCAGAGAATGAACTTATAGAAATGGCGGGCGTAGAAATAGACGAACGGACAAACTGCCCCAAATCAAATAAGGTAAATATGACTTCAATTCCGGGGGTTTTTGTCTGCGGGAATGCATATAAAGTTTATGACCTTGTTGATTGGGCAACAAGGGACAGCGAGTTGGCGGGTAAAATGGCAGCGGATTTCATAAGGGTTAAATAGGAATAAAATGGAAATGAAGAAGATGGTGTGCATAGAATGCCCGAAGAGTTGTGTGATCAATGTGGGCATTGATAATAAAAAAATCGTATCTGTTAAGGATAATGAATGCCCAAAAGGGGAAAAATATGCCAGGCAGGAAATTGAAAATCCAAAGCGCATTATAACTTCTACCGTGCTGGCTGAAGGGCTTGATTATAAAATGATTCCTGTTAAGACAGACAGGCCTGTGCCTAAGTCCA
This region includes:
- a CDS encoding NAD(P)/FAD-dependent oxidoreductase, coding for MNERELVIVGGGPAGMAAAIAAYNTGIRDILLIERNNCLGGILNQCVHTGFGLKYFNDILTGPEYAERFIDKLKAIPEIEISLKSFVVNLAGDKVLKYLRFGKLETVKAKSLIMATGCRERTREMINIAGSRPAGIFPAGLAQKLINIEGLMPGKNVVVIGSGDIGLIMARRFTLEGAQVKAVIEIMDRTKGLQRNVVQCLEDFNIPLYLRHKVKFINGKDRVESVDITGVDRQLKEIPGTQFNIACDTVLVSVGLIPENELIEMAGVEIDERTNCPKSNKVNMTSIPGVFVCGNAYKVYDLVDWATRDSELAGKMAADFIRVK